Part of the Legionella cardiaca genome, CCTTTGCAATTTAGCGAAGAAATCCTCTATTCGCTAAACCGCTCAGGATTTAAACCGGAAGTCACTTATTTTGAAAAATCTCCTAATCGAGTTCTTTTTGAGTTTCGCATTACCAGCCCGAAAAATATGGCACAGGATGAGTTGCAGTTAGTTACAAAAGGGGAAAAGGGATTTTATGTACTTCATTATGTTATCAAAGAACCTGATATGGGAATGTCCAATAGAAACAAATGGTTAGAGAATTTAAAAAAGAGCAGTCCGCTAGAGCAAAATGAGTAACTCATTTCATAATGAGTTACTCATTTTGGGCCTGAGTTTATTCGCATAGTTTCTGCAATCGCTTACTCATTTCTTCTTCCGAAACATCTTCAATGTGAGTCGCAATATGCCATGTGTGTCCAAAAGGATCTTCTAACGAGCCGCTACGATCACCATAAAATTGATTTTCAATTTTTCTAACTATTTTGGCGCCGTGGTTAACGGCTTTTTCAGCAGTGGCATCTACATCTTTCACATAGAGGTGAATGCCAACAGGAGAACCACCAAATGCCTTGGGGCTTTTTGCATTTGATTCAGGACATTCATCTGCAAGCATGAATTTTGATTCGCCAATGGTTAATTCTGCATGGCCGACTCTCTTATCCGGACTTTCCATACGCATCACTTCTTTAGCCCCAA contains:
- a CDS encoding VOC family protein, translating into MNEEISYLPEGYATITPYLVVTDGVKAIEFYKNVFGAKEVMRMESPDKRVGHAELTIGESKFMLADECPESNAKSPKAFGGSPVGIHLYVKDVDATAEKAVNHGAKIVRKIENQFYGDRSGSLEDPFGHTWHIATHIEDVSEEEMSKRLQKLCE